The following are from one region of the Cumulibacter manganitolerans genome:
- a CDS encoding SDR family NAD(P)-dependent oxidoreductase, translating to MSAKRVAVVTGASSGIGAATARALSHQGFHVVCAARRMDRLAELADEIDGEAVELDVTSTASVQALAGRLARVDVLVNNAGGALGTELVADARDEDWETMLATNVLGVMRMSRALLPALEASGNGTIVTVTSTAGVGVYEGGGGYTAAKHGAHAVVGTLRLELCGKPVRVIEVLPGMVQTAEFSLNRLRGDQQKADAVYAGVDQPLVAEDVADAIAWTISRPPHVNIDQLVIRPIAQASNYKVARNGSVGGRA from the coding sequence CCAAGCGTGTAGCCGTCGTCACCGGGGCCTCGAGCGGGATCGGCGCCGCCACCGCCCGGGCGCTCTCCCACCAGGGCTTCCACGTCGTGTGCGCCGCGCGACGGATGGACCGGCTCGCCGAGCTCGCCGACGAGATCGACGGCGAGGCGGTCGAGCTCGACGTCACCTCCACCGCCTCGGTGCAGGCGCTCGCCGGGCGGCTCGCGCGGGTCGACGTCCTGGTGAACAACGCCGGCGGCGCGCTGGGCACCGAGCTCGTCGCCGACGCCCGCGACGAGGACTGGGAGACGATGCTCGCGACCAACGTGCTCGGCGTGATGCGGATGTCGCGGGCGCTGCTGCCGGCCCTCGAGGCGTCGGGCAACGGCACGATCGTGACCGTCACGTCCACCGCGGGCGTCGGGGTGTACGAGGGCGGGGGCGGCTACACGGCCGCGAAGCACGGCGCGCACGCCGTCGTGGGGACGCTGCGCCTGGAGCTGTGCGGCAAGCCGGTGCGGGTGATCGAGGTGCTGCCGGGCATGGTGCAGACGGCCGAGTTCTCGCTGAACCGGCTGCGCGGCGACCAGCAGAAGGCGGACGCGGTGTACGCCGGGGTCGACCAGCCGCTCGTGGCCGAGGACGTCGCCGACGCGATCGCGTGGACCATCAGCCGTCCTCCGCACGTCAACATCGACCAGCTCGTGATCCGGCCGATCGCGCAGGCGTCGAACTACAAGGTGGCTCGCAACGGATCGGTCGGTGGCCGGGCCTAG